The following DNA comes from Meles meles chromosome 8, mMelMel3.1 paternal haplotype, whole genome shotgun sequence.
tctggGGTCTGGTGCTCTGAGATGGATCAGAGTGGGGGATGCTGTAGGGAAGGGCTCTCTTCcctgaggcaggcagaggaggcgTGAACTTTGCCCCCAAACCTGGCTCAGGCCCAGAATTGTCAGCAGGGCCTCTGGGACATTAGTCCCTGGCTCAGGGGTTCCCTAGGCCTCCTTTCTCCCAGCAACTCGTGGCTCCCCATCCTCCCTTCTGTACCGGGTGGGGCACCAGCACAGAACAGCCTCTACGGACTGCCGCCCCAGCCCTAGTCTGCTGTCAGCTGCCACGTTGTCTTGGGTCACAAAAGTCCAAGGGGCCTCCTGAGAATGTGTCACCTTCCAGCGTGGAGTCACACAGGCGAGGAGCTGGGGAGGGCAGCCTCGTGGGGGTTTAAATGTCTGGCTGGCTCCGAGGTCCAGTCAGTTCCGACAGCAGCACAGGTGAGCTGCCCGAGAGCCTCTCTTCTGGGCCCCCTGTGACCCCAGGAAGGATCCAGTGCGGTGCGAGTCTCTTCCAGCCCAGCGAGAAGCCCAGGATGTTCCTGAAGGCTGTGGTCCTGACCCTGTCCCTGGTGGCTGTCACTGGTGAGTAGCCTTTGGAAGAGGCTTTCAGGCAGGACCCATCTGCTGCACCAAGTGGGCAGGATGGAGAATCCGGAGCCCAGGCAAGAGGACAGTTCCAAATGCCTGTCGTCCCCCGGCTGGACACAGAAGGCTGCCCACCTGCCCCGCGGTTCATAGGAGGGCTGGCCTCTGCCCAACGTTCTGCTCCCTGGCATTGGTGCTTTCCCAGTTTTGCACGCCCCTGTAGCTTTTAACGAGGGAAGCACAGAGGGGGCGGTCAGTGTTTGGGCTCCCCCACCATCAGCCGGTCTGCAGCTCAGGGCTGGTGCAGAGGGACGAGGAAGGGGATGGGTCCTCATGAATCTTTCTGTTTCCTGCCCAGGTGCCCGGGCTGAGGTCAGTGCCGACCAGGTGGCCACTGTGGTGTGGGACTACTTTAGTCAGCTGAGCAACAATGCCAAGGAAGCCGTGGAACATCTTCAGAAGTCAGAGCTCACCCAGCAGCTCAAGTAAGAGGGGCATGGCTTGCGCGGCAGCCTGCAATGGGATGGAAGGGCTGAGCTCAGAGGCTGGAGACCTGAACGTAGGATACACACTGCCCTGCCACTAACTCTCCCAGGGACCCTGAGGTCTCCAGATCTGCGATCCACATATGCAACAGGGGGTTAGAATAATAATCCCCGAGGAATCTTCCTGCTTGAACTTTCTAGAGTGTGACAGATGGCCACATGCTAGTACTGAGAGTCacgggagaaagagagggaaggaaatgtCGTGGGAACTGGGTCCTAAGACATTCCAGGAGGATGGGAGCCTGTGAAATCACGGGAAAGGAAGTGGGGATATTTGGGAAGCCTCTGAAAGTGAGCACGTGGAAGGAAACTAGTATTTTGAATCCCTAAAAGACTGGAAGAGGTCCAGAGCATAACATTCTATTAATGAATGTAATCTGTGTCACACTACACCTGAGCTGGGAAGGAGTTCAAAGTCTGCCCTTTTTGCTTCACAGGCGTGGGGTGGATGGGGGTGCCGGGTGGCCGTCACTCAAGGTCAGGGGGAGAGTCAGAGATACTGGGTAATAAGTTAGTCTATTATATCTACTCTCCCAAACCATGATCTACCTGTGACCTTAATACCCCGGAACACTCATCCTTCTCAGGCAGGTGTGTATGAGATGAGCGGGGCATAAGGAGACAATCCCGGCATGTAATGCCAAGTGTAACGGTGGCCCCCTTGTGTCCTTCCCCTGCAGTGCCCTCTTCCAGGACAAGATTGGGCAAGTGAACACCTACACCGACAACCTACAGAAGAAGCTGGTGCCCTTTGCCACGGAGCTGCACGAACGCCTGAGCAAAGACTCCGAGAAGCTGAAGGAGGAGATCCGGAAGGAGCTGGAGGAGCTGCGCGCCCGGCTGCTGCCCCACGCCACCGAGGTGAGCCAGAAGATCGGGGACAACATGCGTGAGCTGCAGCAGCGCTTCGGGCCGTACGCGGATGAGCTGCGCACGCAGGTCAACACCCACGCCGAGCAGCTGCGGAAACAGCTGACGTCCCACGCGCAGCGCATGCAGAGCGCTCTGCGCCAGAACGTGGACAACCTGCAGGTCTCCCTGACACCCTATGCAGATGAGTTGAGGACCCAGATCGACCAGAACGTCGAAGAGCTCAAGGGACGCCTCACGCCCTACGCGGATGAGCTCAAGGTCAAGATCGACCAGAACGTGGAGGAGCTGCGCCGCAGCCTGGCTCCCTACGCGCAGGACGTGCAGGAGAAGCTCAACCACCAGCTCGAGGGCCTGGCCTTCCAGATGAAGAAGAACGCCGAGGAGCTGAAAGCCAAGATCTCGGCCAACGCCGATGAGCTGCGGCAGAGGCTGGAGCCCGTGGCTGAGGAGGTGCGGGGCAAGCTGAAGGACAAcacccaggagctgcagaggtCGCTGGCCGAGCTGAGCAGCCAGCTGGACCGGCAGGTGGAGGAGTTCCGCCGCAACGTGGGGCCCTACGGCGAGACCTTCAACAAGGCTCTCCTGCAGCAGGTAGAGGAGCTGAGGCAGAAGCTGGGCCCCTATGCAGGGGATGTGGAGAACCACCTGAGCTTCCTGGAGAAGGATCTGAGGGACAAGGTCAACTCTTTTTTCAGCACCCTCAAGGAGACAGAGAACCAGGATACCCTTGTGGCCGTCCCCGAGCAGCAGCAGTCGCTGGTCCCTTTAGAGAGCTGAGCTGTCCCTGGCGCTCACGCCCTCCCATGGACACCTGCCCAGCCCGGccccctgtctgtctgtctgtcccaaGGCAGTTCTGGTACAAGCTTGAGGACACATGTCCAGTGGAAAATGACACTACCTCTCACTACTCAATAAAGCTGCTAAAGAACTAGTCCGGTGGCAATGTGACTTCTCACTGTTGGTGCGCTGGGGGTGGGACAAACCCGCCGGCACAGCTTAGCGGGGGCCTGCGGGGGATGCTTGGGGGGACaccagggctggggagaggacaGTGCaggaggggcaagggcagagtgtgctgagaggggtgggggggtgctctAAAGGGAGGTGGAGGTGTCACCCATTACACAAAGATGAAATAGGCAGCCGGCTTATATTCCCTTAACCAAGAGCTGTTTCTGGAATGCCCTCAGTGTGCACGCCCCTGTTCCAGGCAGCAGACAGTGAGCAAAAGAGCTTTTGTGGAGCGCGGGTCTGACGCTGTGCTTCACTCTGAGGGGGCCACGGAGGTAAGCTTGACCCGCTCCCTGACTTTGAAGAGCTCACGGCGCAGTGGGGGAGGCTGTCCCTCCTTCCAGAAGCTCTCCTGGGCCTTGAACTTGACTTACTTGTGTGAATTTTGGTTTATTTCTCCCCACCTCACTCTCATGATAGAATTGACACATGAGGTGAGCCCAGCATAATGAGAGAAGTGGAAGCCCTGCCCAGAACCCCTATAATGCACGGAGGATGCGCACCACACGGGGGGCAGGGTGTGGCATCGGGCCGGCTCACATTCGAGTCCCGATATCTGGTTGACATGGCAGAAAAAAAGCTTAGGTGGTAAATTCATCAGGGCTCATCTCAGAAAGGGGAGGTTTTGCTTtccactttatatattttatatatagtatttggGATTTTAAGATCcta
Coding sequences within:
- the APOA4 gene encoding apolipoprotein A-IV — its product is MFLKAVVLTLSLVAVTGARAEVSADQVATVVWDYFSQLSNNAKEAVEHLQKSELTQQLNALFQDKIGQVNTYTDNLQKKLVPFATELHERLSKDSEKLKEEIRKELEELRARLLPHATEVSQKIGDNMRELQQRFGPYADELRTQVNTHAEQLRKQLTSHAQRMQSALRQNVDNLQVSLTPYADELRTQIDQNVEELKGRLTPYADELKVKIDQNVEELRRSLAPYAQDVQEKLNHQLEGLAFQMKKNAEELKAKISANADELRQRLEPVAEEVRGKLKDNTQELQRSLAELSSQLDRQVEEFRRNVGPYGETFNKALLQQVEELRQKLGPYAGDVENHLSFLEKDLRDKVNSFFSTLKETENQDTLVAVPEQQQSLVPLES